In Molothrus aeneus isolate 106 chromosome 3, BPBGC_Maene_1.0, whole genome shotgun sequence, a single genomic region encodes these proteins:
- the XPO5 gene encoding exportin-5 isoform X3, with protein sequence MSAEQVSGLCEQLVKAVTVIMDPASTQRYRLEALKFCEEFKEKCPICVPCGLKLAEKTQTAIVRHFGLQILEHVVKYRWNNMPRLEKVYLKNNVMGLISSGTQSILEEESHIKDVLSRIVVEMIKREWPQHWPDMLKELDTLSKQGETQTELVMFILLRLAEDVVTFQTLPTQRRRDIQQTLTQNMEKIFSFLLTALQQNVNKYRLMKTDLAQEPKAQANCRVGIAALNTLAGYIDWVALSHITADNCKLLEMLCLLLNEPELQVGAAECLLIAVSRKGKLEDRKPLMVLFGDVAMHCILSAAQTADGEGLVEKHYVFLKRLCQVLCALGSQLCALLGSDCNVETPANFGKYLESFLAFTTHPSQFLRSSTQITWGALFRHEVLSRDPLLLAVVPKYLRASMTNLVKVGFPSKADSPSCEYSRFDFDSDEDFNAFFNSFRAQQGEVMRMACRLDPLTGFQMAGEWLKYQLTAPVDTGPTNSKTGEGLCSIFSPSFVQWDAMTFFSESVISQMFRTMDKDEIPVNDGIDLLQLVLNFETKDPLILSCVLTNVSALFPFVTYRPEYLPQVLSKLFASVTFEVVEESKFVVSVQAPRTRAVKNVRRHACSSIIKMCRDYPQLVLPNFEMLYNHVKQLLSNELLLTQMEKCALMEALVLISNQFKDYERQKAFLEELMAPVAGLWLSPEMQRVLSDPEAFISYVGADNKIADPVLEDPSGLNRSRISFCVYTILGVVKRARWPAATEEAKAGGFFLGYLPSGTPMYRNPCTEQVLKLFDNLLALIRTHNSLYTPEMVARLGDTFAKALDMLEVEKNAILGLPQPLLELYDSPVYKTVLERMQGFFCTLYDNCFHILGNAGPSMQQDFYTVEGLATQLLSSAFNNLNNIPDYRLRPMLRVFVKPLVLSCPAEYYETLVCPMLGPLFTYLHMRLSQKWQVINQRSMLCEDDAADDNPESQEMLEEQLVRLLTREVMDLATVCCVSKKGVEQNTTAAVDGDDDEAMATEVTPPANAELTELGKCLMKQEDVCTAVLITAYTSLSWKDTLSCQRTTTQLCWPLLKQVLPGNLLPDAVSWFFTSVLKGLQVHGQHDGCMAALVHLAFQIYEALRPRYGELKAVMEQVPDIQLDSLEQFDSKLLNPTLQKVADKRRKDHFKRLISGCIGKPIGEQFRKEVHIRNLPSLFKKVKPSLETDVLENEDGGGFNVLFEP encoded by the exons ATGTCCGCCGAGCAGGTGAGCGGCCTCTGCGAGCAGCTAGTGAAGGCCGTGACCGTCATCATGGACCCGGCGTCCACGCAGCGGTACCGCCTCGAGGCCCTCAAG TTCTGCGAAGAATTCAAGGAAAAGTGCCCCATCTGCGTGCCCTGCGGGCTGAAGCTGGCGGAGAAGACGCAGACGGCCATCGTCCGGCACTTCGGCCTGCAGATCCTGGAGCATGTGGTCAA ataCCGTTGGAACAATATGCCTCGCCTAGAAAAAGTTTATCTAAAGAACAATGTTATGGGCCTCATATCCAGT GGAACTCAAAGTATCCTGGAGGAGGAAAGTCACATTAAGGATGTGCTGTCTCGCATTGTGGTGGAGATGATCAAGCGGGAATGGCCTCAGCACTGGCCTGACATGCTAAAGGAGCTGGATACCCTTTCCAAGCAAGGG GAAACTCAGACAGAACTGGTGATGTTCATCCTCCTACGTTTGGCAGAGGATGTGGTGACTTTTCAAACTCTACCTACCCAGCGGCGACGAGATATCCAGCAAACCCTCACCCAGAACATGGAAAAGATCTTCAGCTTCCTACTAACTGCCCTGCAGCAGAATGTCAACAAGTACAGACTCATG aaaactgATTTGGCTCAGGAACCAAAG GCCCAGGCAAACTGTCGTGTGGGGATAGCAGCACTCAACACTTTGGCTGGCTACATTGACTGGGTAGCCCTAAGCCATATTACAGCAGACAACTGCAAGCTCTTGGAGATGTTGTGTCTGCTCCTAAATGAGCCTGAACTCCAAGTTGGAGCAGCAGAGTGCCTCCTGATTGCTGTCAGCAGGAAA GGTAAGCTGGAGGATCGGAAGCCTCTGATGGTCTTGTTTGGAGATGTTGCCATGCACTGCATCCTCTCTGCTGCCCA gacagcagaTGGAGAAGGCCTGGTGGAGAAGCACTATGTTTTCTTGAAGAGGCTTTGCCAAGTTTTGTGCGCGTTGGGCAGCCAGCTATGTGCGTTGCTA GGCTCAGATTGTAATGTGGAAACGCCAGCCAACTTTGGGAAATACCTTGAGTCATTTTTAGCCTTCACAACCCATCCCAGCCAG TTTCTGCGCTCTTCCACCCAGATCACATGGGGAGCCCTCTTTCGGCATGAAGTTCTGTCTCGTGACCCTTTGTTGCTGGCTGTTGTTCCCAAGTATCTCCGTGCATCCATGACCAACCTGGTGAAG GTGGGCTTTCCTTCCAAAgcagacagccccagctgtgaaTACTCCCGTTTTGATTTTGACAGTGATGAGGACTTCAATGCCTTCTTCAACT CTTTCCGAGCCCAGCAAGGGGAGGTGATGAGGATGGCTTGTCGTCTGGACCCTCTAACTGGCTTCCAAATGGCTGGTGAATGGCTGAAGTACCAACTCACAGCTCCTGTTGATACTGGACCCACGAACT CTAAGACAGGCGAAGGTCTCTGCTCCATCTTCTCTCCATCCTTTGTGCAGTGGGATGCCATGACCTTCTTCTCGGAGAGCGTCATCAGCCAGATGTTTCGAACCATGGATAAAGAT GAAATCCCTGTGAATGATGGCATAGATCTGCTGCAGCTTGTCCttaattttgaaacaaaagatCCTCTGATCCTGTCTTGTGTGCTCACCAATGTCTCTGCTCTCTTTCCGTTTGTCACTTACCGACCAGAATACCTCCCCCAAGTACTTTCCAAG CTGTTTGCTTCAGTTACCTTTGAAGTTGTAGAAGAAAGTAAG TTTGTTGTGTCTGTCCAGGCTCCTAGAACTCGAGCAGTGAAGAATGTCAGAAGGCATGCGTGCTCCTCTATCATAAAGATGTGCCGGGATTACCCTCAGCTTGTCCTG CCAAACTTTGAGATGTTGTACAACCACGTGAAACAGCTGCTGTCAAATGAGCTCCTTCTGACACAGATGGAAAAGTGTGCTCTTATGGAGGCTCTTGTCCTCATCAGCAACCAGTTTAAAGACTATGAGCGACAGAAGGCTTTCCTGGAGGAGCTCATGGCTCCTGTGGCTGGCTTATGGCTCTCCCCAGAGATGCAGAG agtcCTCTCAGATCCTGAAGCCTTTATATCCTACGTGGGTGCAGACAACAAAATTGCTGATCCAGTGTTGGAAGATCCTAGTGGCCTGAACCGGTCTAGA ATAAGCTTTTGTGTGTACACTATTCTGGGAGTCGTGAAACGAGCTCGTTGGCCTGCTGCTACTGAAGAGGCAAAAGCTGGAGGATTCTTTTTGGGATACCTGCCCAGTGGAACTCCAATGTACCGTAATCCCTGCACTGAGCAGGTCCTGAAGCTTTTTGACAATTTACTTGCTCTCATAAG GACTCACAACAGCCTCTACACGCCAGAGATggtggccaggctgggggatACATTTGCAAAGGCCTTGGACATGCTGGAGGTGGAGAAGAATGCCATTCTAG GTCTCCCTCAGCCTTTGTTGGAGCTTTATGACTCTCCTGTTTACAAAACAGTCTTAGAAAGGATGCAGGGCTTCTTTTGTACCCTCTATGACAACTG TTTTCACATCCTGGGAAATGCAGGCCCCTCCATGCAACAGGATTTCTACACTGTTGAGGGTCTTGCcacccagctcctcagctctgctttcaaCAACCTCAACAACATTCCTGATTACAGACTGCGGCCCATGCTCC GTGTGTTTGTGAAGCCCTTGGTActttcctgccctgcagaatACTACGAAACCCTTGTCTGCCCCATGCTGGGACCACTCTTCACCTATCTGCACATG AGGTTGTCCCAGAAATGGCAGGTGATCAACCAGCGAAGCATGCTCTG TGAGGATGATGCTGCAGATGACAACCCTGAGTCTCAGGAGATGCTTGAGGAACAGCTGGTCAGGCTGCTGACTCGAGAAGTCATGGATCTTGCCA CTGTTTGCTGTGTTTCTAAGAAAGGTGTTGAACAGAACACTACTGCTGCTGTAGATGGAGATG ATGATGAGGCGATGGCCACGGAGGTGACTCCCCCTGCCAACGCAGAGCTCACCGAGCTTGGCAAGTGTCTGATGAAGCAAGAG GATGTTTGCACTGCAGTGCTGATCACTGCCtacacatccctgtcctggaaGGACACCTTGTCCTGCCAAAGAACCACAACACAGCTTTGCTGGCCACTGCTCAAACAG GTGCTTCCAGGAAACCTCCTTCCCGATGCTGTGTCCTGGTTTTTCACAAGTGTGCTCAAGGGCTTGCAGGTACATGGGCAGCACGATGGCTGCATGGCAGCTCTTGTCCACTTGGCTTTCCAGATCTACGAGGCCTTG CGCCCTCGCTATGGGGAGCTGAAGGCAGTGATGGAGCAGGTCCCAGACATCCAGCTGGACTCTTTGGAGCAGTTTGATTCAAAGCTTCTCAACCCAACACTGCAAAAAGTGGCAGACAAGCGCCGGAAGGATCACTTCAAGCGCCTCATCTCAGGTTGCATTGGG